A region from the Maniola jurtina chromosome 20, ilManJurt1.1, whole genome shotgun sequence genome encodes:
- the LOC123875963 gene encoding peptidyl-prolyl cis-trans isomerase FKBP8, with product MSEGERTLVDKSESSSFEDLASAAANEIEEAKLAEAAAAEKSEETEKPADEWQDVLGSGALLKKFIKSGDESIGARPQRSDICRISYELKLRDGTQDIVEKRDHVKIYLGDNEILQGLDLALTLMYKGEVCLLQIAPRFGYGDIGLKPGESLGLVGEINGPKYEGAPIDQDTWLEARLELHDWTEEPDHETLPIAERMEIGIRRRCRGNWWYGRGEAQLAVQLYRRALDVLDESEGGITDPTPTGEMTSTSDALHALLEERLRVHNNMAAAQLKAGAYDAALQAVTRVLTCQPDNAKALYRKSRILTAMGRNAEALEAARAAASAAPDDVGVRKELSRCEEKATRDRSVERRLAKRMLGTSDQPKPSPDKKPSRTKMLVWGSLLLSLLVGVASVLVYRYKMQAQ from the exons ATGAGTGAAGGGGAGCGTACATTGGTCGACAAGTCTGAGAGCAGTTCGTTTGAGGACCTGGCCTCGGCAGCTGCCAATGAGATTGAAGAAGCCAAACTTGCAGAGGCGGCTGCGGCGGAGAAGTCAGAAGAAACAGAGAAACCAGCTGATGAGTGGCAGGATGTGTTGGGTTCAGGGGCATTGTTGAAGAAG TTTATCAAATCAGGTGATGAGTCAATAGGAGCGAGACCACAAAGGAGTGACATATGCAGGATCAGTTATGAACTGAAATTGCGAGATGGCACTCAAGACATTGTTGAGAAAAGAGATCATGTCAAAATTTACTTGGGTGATAATGAA aTCCTCCAAGGACTGGACTTAGCTCTAACGCTCATGTACAAAGGTGAAGTGTGTCTATTACAAATAGCGCCAAGGTTTGGGTATGGAGACATTGGTCTGAAACCTGGCGAAAGTCTTGGCTTAGTTGGTGAAATCAATGGACCCAAGTATGAAGGAGCTCCTATAGACCAGGATACATGGCTTGAAGCCCGCCTAGAGTTACATGATTGGACTGAGGAACCTGATCATGAGACTTTACCTATTGCTGAAAGAATGGAAATTGG TATTCGACGTCGCTGTCGCGGCAACTGGTGGTATGGCCGTGGCGAGGCTCAACTAGCGGTACAGCTTTACCGACGAGCGCTCGACGTTCTCGACGAGAGCGAGGGGGGCATCACAGACCCCACGCCCACGGGCGAGATGACCAGCACTTCGGACGCCTTGCACGCATTGCTGGAGGAACGGCTGCGGGTCCATAATAACATGGCCGCTGCGCAGTTGAAGGCTGGAGCCTACGACGCTGCGTTGCAA GCAGTAACTCGCGTGTTAACCTGCCAGCCGGACAACGCGAAAGCCCTATACCGTAAATCCCGCATACTAACCGCCATGGGACGCAACGCTGAAGCCCTAGAGGCTGCCCGCGCAGCCGCCAGCGCGGCCCCCGACGACGTCGGAGTCCGTAAGGAACTGTCCAGATGCGAAGAGAAGGCCACAAGGGACAGATCCGTGGAACGGAGACTGGCTAAAAGGATGTTGGGGACCAGTGATCAGCCCAAACCGTCGCCGGATAAGAAACCGTCCAGAACTAAG ATGCTAGTGTGGGGCTCGCTGCTGCTCAGCCTGCTGGTGGGCGTGGCTTCGGTGCTGGTGTACCGCTACAAGATGCAGGCGCAATGA
- the LOC123875951 gene encoding GPI ethanolamine phosphate transferase 2 isoform X3 yields MMTGSVSTFADVALNFGAPAVKGDSVLRVAASRKRRSVMYGDDTWLRLFPGLWADSDGTTSFYVTDYTEVDNNVTRHLDKVLTPDENKKPTFDFLVLHYLGLDHIGHLEGARSPKIKPKLLEMDEVVKKIYTAMRTWDRTGILLICGDHGMRDAGGHGGASVAEVLVPLVMIKSDNFQCPHPLGPGPTVAQVDVAPTVAWLLNAPIPGDSTGRILPSLLPADMRQHLYLLHVLAAHNAKQALPADTEFYKQFKRAESQFAHFLSTGQESAAKIAKDFYDESLKDMAKYLTETTTEFDMFAIGIAIFMLYVLTGALLCVTLFSFQQDPQRKTSVVRHHRSQASTFVAFGIIFSLISTVLLITCFISETKSRFCSFNPTWSIAFIGSSFALTAAYFVIKSAIERTKDLSALRELNAIDYLLIIGTLFHAWSFFGTSFIEEEHMTWYFFWNTLMFFILVRTIVVVVMYFSKKWSGATEVQEKPDLENKMSSVGISIVPQWVLLIALHRYLRTMNQTGDRWLFLPDTADWLNMPENAFYLEAHLVIGTVLTLGICLWNVRYMNNFMQMHSAITVSATACIFLYRIATDALQTRYTFIKTWDPVVIVNVFWGLLIFQVIFELATYIGIFTKCGFKPNSNSKFGYTKPKAKTEDYFYDQMDEPWNIEEVKLSLARSLSHIMYNDMMLIIILLMRPHNVIMVPSIFFTCVMTCKCLDHKLLDARAGRRTEVADVLSQALVHLWIGILFYFYQGNSNSLASVDLGSGYVGLREYSAVKVALRMGLHAYAGPALAGARLFCALAADPSKSWQQYLQSVWRVINIFALQRVYQLVIYCVIATIFRHHLFVWTVFSPKLLYDFVATVFSMQSLSTIGNIVLLTHITSWVAKLFTYKTTL; encoded by the exons GTAGATAACAACGTAACGCGGCATCTAGACAAAGTGCTCACGCCAGATGAAAACAAAAAGCCCACCTTTGACTTCTTAGTACTCCATTACTTAGGGTTGGACCACATCGGGCATTTAGAAGGTGCTAGAAGTCCGAAAATTAAGCCCAAACTATTGGAAATGGATGAGGTGGTCAAGAAAATATATACCGCTATGAGAACAtgg GATCGTACAGGGATATTGTTGATCTGTGGCGATCACGGGATGAGGGACGCCGGGGGACACGGCGGAGCGAGTGTTGCTGAAGTGTTGGTGCCATTAGTGATGATCAAGAGCGACAATTTTCAGTGCCCACATCC GTTAGGTCCAGGCCCAACAGTAGCTCAAGTAGACGTAGCGCCCACAGTAGCATGGCTACTGAACGCGCCTATACCGGGAGACAGTACCGGCAGGATACTACCCTCGCTGCTACCTGCGGATATGAGACAGCATCTCTATCTCTTGCATGTGCTAGCGGCGCATAACGCCAAACAAGCTCTGCCCGCGGACACAG AATTCTACAAACAGTTCAAACGCGCCGAGTCACAATTCGCCCACTTCCTCTCTACGGGACAGGAGAGCGCGGCCAAAATCGCCAAAGATTTCTACGACGAGTCGCTGAAAGATATGGCCAAATACCTCACTGAAACTACCACAGAGTTCGACATGTTTGCTATTGGAATCGCCATTTTTATGCTGTATGTT TTGACCGGAGCGCTTCTATGCGTCACACTTTTCTCATTCCAACAAGACCCACAAAGAAAGACTAGCGTAGTACGACACCATAGGTCCCAAGCAAGCACCTTCGTAGCCTTCGGGATCATTTTCTCCCTAATCTCGACCGTTTTACTCATTACCTGCTTTATATCGGAAACTAAAAGCCGATTTTGTTCCTTCAACCCGACTTGGTCAATCGCTTTCATTGGATCTTCTTTTGCTTTAACAGCGGcgtattttgttataaaatcgGCTATAGAAAGAACCAAAGATTTATCCGCTTTGAGGGAACTAAACGCAATTGACTATTTGCTGATAATTGGTACATTATTTCACGCTTGGTCGTTTTTCGGGACTAGTTTCATAGAAGAGGAGCATATGACGTGGTATTTCTTTTGGAATACTCTGATGTTCTTTATATTGGTGCGGACGATTGTGGTAGTTGTGATGTACTTTAGTAAGAAGTGGTCTGGGGCTACTGAGGTTCAAGAGAAACCGGATTTGGAGAACAAGATGAGCTCAGTGGGTATCAGTATCGTGCCTCAATGGGTGTTGCTGATTGCTTTGCACAG GTACCTAAGAACAATGAATCAAACTGGCGACCGTTGGCTGTTCCTACCGGACACTGCGGATTGGCTGAATATGCCGGAAAACGCTTTTTATCTAGAAGCACATCTTgttatag GGACCGTCTTAACACTAGGCATATGCCTCTGGAACGTTCGATACATGAACAATTTCATGCAAATGCACTCCGCTATAACCGTTTCAGCGACGGCTTGCATCTTCCTCTACCGAATAGCAACCGATGCCTTACAAACTCGATACACATTCATAAAAACTTGGGACCCAGTCGTCATAGTCAACGTTTTCTGGGGTCTACTAATATTTCAAGTAATTTTCGAACTGGCGACATATATTGGCATTTTCACTAAATGCGGTTTCAAACCAAACAGCAACAGTAAGTTCGGTTATACGAAACCGAAAGCGAAAACAGAAGATTACTTCTACGACCAAATGGACGAACCGTGGAATATTGAGGAAGTGAAACTGAGTTTGGCTCGTTCGTTATCGCATATAATGTATAATGATATGATGCTGATAATCATTTTGCTGATGCGGCCCCATAATGTGATAATGGTGCCGAGTATATTCTTCACTTGTGTGATGACGTGCAAGTGTTTGGACCATAAGTTGTTGGACGCGCGGGCGGGCAGGCGGACGGAAGTCGCTGATGTTTTGAGCCAAGCGCTGGTACATTTGTGGATAGGCATcctgttttatttttaccag ggtAACTCGAACAGCTTGGCATCGGTGGACCTGGGCTCAGGTTACGTAGGTCTCCGGGAGTACAGCGCAGTGAAGGTGGCGCTTCGCATGGGCCTGCACGCATATGCGGGGCCTGCTCTAGCCGGTGCGCGGCTGTTCTGCGCTTTGGCCGCCGACCCATCCAAATCCTGGCAACA GTACTTACAGTCAGTATGGCGAGTTATAAACATCTTTGCACTGCAAAGGGTGTACCAGCTCGTTATATACTGCGTCATAGCGACGATATTCAGACACCATCTATTCGTATGGACAGTCTTCTCACCGAAGTTGTTATACGATTTCGTTGCGACCGTCTTTTCCATGCAATCACTTTCCACGATAGGCAATATAGTACTGTTAACGCACATAACTAGTTGGGTCGCTAAACTATTTACTTATAAAACGACGCTGTGA